Proteins found in one Anopheles aquasalis chromosome 3, idAnoAquaMG_Q_19, whole genome shotgun sequence genomic segment:
- the LOC126577898 gene encoding acyl-coenzyme A diphosphatase FITM2 isoform X3 translates to MATKRKPIHTPSSGANASRPQMNFRQGVNDTTARSEAKGTRPTATPTSIKEVLTMMVLHVCKKIIFFDTGLKVALYLGSLFLVSLIGDFIPYPKTYLARTDNLFNVYFVKLGWAWTMLFTFPYLAMTSVTICCGDNQRLLRNHLPRLGIATVFWFVWTKLFNIIESSYGRCSVRGFDSKTPCLKAGHFWNGFDISGHAFILIYSSLILMEEARPIISWESIKDLLRNEEHNRASNDTTQTSNPLKGLKEEDLKALKYFYTRFTPTIRLLFVGMTMLQLLWDVMLVGTMLYHHRMVEKVLSGIIAVVTWFVTYRAWYPVPTVLPDPVGKGMFNYQTVKPEISGLRRRASLLQPGTSSSAGGAGGNSSSSSSKDIPKFMGMPLYAARQPYNSSAGAGGAASPLESSPGGQQGAAFSTSKRRKILDTRHPSG, encoded by the exons ATGGCCACAAAGCGAAAGCCAATCCACACGCCGTCGAGCGGAGCAAATGCCAGCCGGCCACAGATGAACTTCCGGCAGGGTGTGAACGATACAACGGCGCGAAGTGAGGCCAAAGGGACACGGCCGACGGCAACGCCTACCTCCATCAAGGAAGTGCTGACCATGATGGTGCTCCACGTCTGCAAAAAGATCATCTTCTTCGACACCGGCCTGAAGGTGGCTTTGTACTTGGGCTCTTTGTTCCTCGTCTCGCTGATTGGTGACTTCATACCGTACCCGAAGACGTATCTAGCCCGAACGGACAACCTGTTCAACGTGTACTTTGTTAAACTGGGATGGGCCTGGACCATGCTGTTTACCTTCCCGTATCTGGCCATGACCTCGGTCACGATTTGTTGCGGAGACAATCAACGCCTGCTGCGCAATCACTTGCCCCGGCTCGGCATAGCGACGGTGTTTTGGTTCGTGTGGACCAAACTGTTCAACATCATCGAGTCAAGCTATGGCCGGTGTAGCGTCCGAGGGTTCGATTCGAAAACGCCGTGCTTAAAGGCGGGCCACTTTTGGAATGGGTTCGACATATCGGGCCATGCGTTCATCCTCATCTACTCCAGCTTGATCCTGATGGAGGAAGCACGGCCCATCATTAGCTGGGAAAGCATCAAGGATTTGCTACGCAACGAAGAGCACAATCGCGCCAGCAACGACACAACGCAAACCTCGAATCCTCTCAAAGGGCTAAAGGAGGAGGATTTAAAGGCCCTAAAATATTTCTACACCCGCTTTACACCCACCATTCGGCTGCTGTTTGTCGGCATGACCATGCTGCAGTTACTGTGGGACGTAATGCTTGTCGGTACGATGCTGTATCACCACCGGATGGTGGAGAAGGTGCTGAGCGGCATCATCGCGGTCGTTACGTGGTTTGTAACGTACCGGGCCTGGTATCCGGTGCCGACCGTGTTACCCGATCCGGTGGGCAAAGGCATGTTCAACTATCAGACCGTAAAACCCGAAATAAGTGGCCTTCGGCGAAGGGCGAGCCTTTTGCAGCCGGGAACATCTTcgtctgccggtggtgccggtggaaacagcagcagcagcagcagcaaagataTTCCCAAGTTCATGGGCATGCCGCTGTACGCTGCCAGGCAACCGTACAACAGCAGTGCCGGAGCGGGAGGAGCAGCATCGCCGCTAGAATCATCGCCAGGCGGTCAGCAGGGGGCAGCGTTT AGCACCTCCAAGCGACGCAAAATCCTGGACACCCGGCACCCTTCAGGATGA
- the LOC126577903 gene encoding ganglioside-induced differentiation-associated protein 1 → MVFHTRNACKNHLPPRSPNSACDLAEASEDSLELTCGKMAEHKFKRPSIASGDGLIIYCNQYSYYCHKVLQALHEKDIPFTKYEIDVTNDEHFSEWFLELNPRAELPVLQNGLLIVPGSSRILDYLEETFPKTKSLRMPHDADTVVRGFRQTLDNLPIGVLTIGSFLHPRYTGSPKFPFVLPVRQTILAREETLGDRLRSYATEYPAFAEVLLKKADFHDRKRGIIASEEYFGKLLSALDEFLTNVERYLEASEREWLCGTEGITIVDIGLATLLNRLYVLGLEDRFWSGGCRPRLEQYYARACQRSSFQCVLPSKVSILRTVWINTPPMYKAGLAAVSSVLLSSTLLKR, encoded by the exons ATGGTTTTTCACACTCGGAACGCGTGTAAAAACCATCTTCCACCACGATCGCCAAACAGTGCATGTGATCTTGccgaagcgagcgaagatT CATTGGAACTCACTTGTGGAAAGATGGCCGAACACAAATTCAAACGACCCAGCATCGCGTCCGGTGATGGGCTGATAATTTACTGCAACCAGTACAGCTACTACTGCCACAAG gTGCTTCAAGCGCTGCATGAAAAGGACATACCATTCACCAAGTACGAAATCGACGTTACGAACGATGAACATTTTTCGGAGTGGTTTCTTGAGCTGAACCCACGGGCCGAGCTGCCGGTGTTGCAGAATGGCCTACTCATCGTACCCGGTTCAAGTCGCATTTTGGATTATCTCgaagaaacttttccaaaaa CCAAATCTCTACGAATGCCACATGATGCAGATACGGTGGTACGAGGGTTTCGCCAGACCCTGGATAACCTACCGATCGGTGTTCTAACGATCGGTTCCTTTCTCCATCCACGGTATACCGGGAGCCCAAAGTTCCCGTTCGTGCTGCCGGTGCGTCAGACGATCCTGGCGCGCGAAGAAACGCTCGGTGATAGGCTACGTTCCTATGCTACCGAGTATCCGGCGTTCGCTGAGGTGCTGTTGAAGAAGGCTGATTTTCACGATCGCAAGCGGGGCATCATTGCGAGTGAGGAGTACTTTGGCAAGCTGCTCAGCGCGCTGGATGAGTTTCTGACCAATGTGGAACGATATCTCGAAGCGTCGGAACGAGAGTGGCTTTGCGGAACGGAAGGGATAACGATCGTCGATATTGGCCTAGCGACACTGCTGAACCGGTTGTATGTGCTCGGGTTAGAGGATCGCTTTTGGAGCGGTGGCTGCCGCCCACGGCTGGAACAGTACTATGCGAGAGCTTGCCAGCGCTCCTCATTCCAGTGTGTGCTACCTTCCAAGGTGTCCATTCTGCGCACGGTGTGGATCAACACTCCACCGATGTACAAGGCTGGCCTGGCCGCCGTTTCGTCCGTGCTGCTCAGTTCGACATTGTTGAAAAGGTAG
- the LOC126577898 gene encoding acyl-coenzyme A diphosphatase FITM2 isoform X1 encodes MATKRKPIHTPSSGANASRPQMNFRQGVNDTTARSEAKGTRPTATPTSIKEVLTMMVLHVCKKIIFFDTGLKVALYLGSLFLVSLIGDFIPYPKTYLARTDNLFNVYFVKLGWAWTMLFTFPYLAMTSVTICCGDNQRLLRNHLPRLGIATVFWFVWTKLFNIIESSYGRCSVRGFDSKTPCLKAGHFWNGFDISGHAFILIYSSLILMEEARPIISWESIKDLLRNEEHNRASNDTTQTSNPLKGLKEEDLKALKYFYTRFTPTIRLLFVGMTMLQLLWDVMLVGTMLYHHRMVEKVLSGIIAVVTWFVTYRAWYPVPTVLPDPVGKGMFNYQTVKPEISGLRRRASLLQPGTSSSAGGAGGNSSSSSSKDIPKFMGMPLYAARQPYNSSAGAGGAASPLESSPGGQQGAAFVSSNQHLYGSRVGTGAGLSSSSSSFSNPDYNHPSYARYRSRFERFES; translated from the coding sequence ATGGCCACAAAGCGAAAGCCAATCCACACGCCGTCGAGCGGAGCAAATGCCAGCCGGCCACAGATGAACTTCCGGCAGGGTGTGAACGATACAACGGCGCGAAGTGAGGCCAAAGGGACACGGCCGACGGCAACGCCTACCTCCATCAAGGAAGTGCTGACCATGATGGTGCTCCACGTCTGCAAAAAGATCATCTTCTTCGACACCGGCCTGAAGGTGGCTTTGTACTTGGGCTCTTTGTTCCTCGTCTCGCTGATTGGTGACTTCATACCGTACCCGAAGACGTATCTAGCCCGAACGGACAACCTGTTCAACGTGTACTTTGTTAAACTGGGATGGGCCTGGACCATGCTGTTTACCTTCCCGTATCTGGCCATGACCTCGGTCACGATTTGTTGCGGAGACAATCAACGCCTGCTGCGCAATCACTTGCCCCGGCTCGGCATAGCGACGGTGTTTTGGTTCGTGTGGACCAAACTGTTCAACATCATCGAGTCAAGCTATGGCCGGTGTAGCGTCCGAGGGTTCGATTCGAAAACGCCGTGCTTAAAGGCGGGCCACTTTTGGAATGGGTTCGACATATCGGGCCATGCGTTCATCCTCATCTACTCCAGCTTGATCCTGATGGAGGAAGCACGGCCCATCATTAGCTGGGAAAGCATCAAGGATTTGCTACGCAACGAAGAGCACAATCGCGCCAGCAACGACACAACGCAAACCTCGAATCCTCTCAAAGGGCTAAAGGAGGAGGATTTAAAGGCCCTAAAATATTTCTACACCCGCTTTACACCCACCATTCGGCTGCTGTTTGTCGGCATGACCATGCTGCAGTTACTGTGGGACGTAATGCTTGTCGGTACGATGCTGTATCACCACCGGATGGTGGAGAAGGTGCTGAGCGGCATCATCGCGGTCGTTACGTGGTTTGTAACGTACCGGGCCTGGTATCCGGTGCCGACCGTGTTACCCGATCCGGTGGGCAAAGGCATGTTCAACTATCAGACCGTAAAACCCGAAATAAGTGGCCTTCGGCGAAGGGCGAGCCTTTTGCAGCCGGGAACATCTTcgtctgccggtggtgccggtggaaacagcagcagcagcagcagcaaagataTTCCCAAGTTCATGGGCATGCCGCTGTACGCTGCCAGGCAACCGTACAACAGCAGTGCCGGAGCGGGAGGAGCAGCATCGCCGCTAGAATCATCGCCAGGCGGTCAGCAGGGGGCAGCGTTTGTAAGTAGCAACCAGCATCTGTACGGATCACGGGTGGGTACCGGCGCTGGCCTTAGCAGTAGCTCCAGTAGCTTTAGTAACCCTGACTATAACCATCCGTCGTACGCTCGCTATCGTAGTCGCTTTGAACGTTTCGAATCGTAG
- the LOC126577893 gene encoding eukaryotic translation initiation factor 3 subunit L, producing the protein MYSNEEAWEGGYDEYGYEMGMPEDQIYEHGYYPMHEDVKKFLIYFATVIKDGVVYEIQNLYENTFPKLSEQHFEKKAWPSEAEVAHLVDNDSLFLILYKELYYRHLHARIQGGPSLEQRLNSFFNYCNFFNYILPSKEPVQLELPDIWLWELIDEFVYQFQNFAQYRARLTDKTEDEMDTLLNNNSKVWNILCILNVLHSLVSMSKIKDQLEAAAAGKDPEAVAGEFGRHSFYKMLGYFSLVGLLRVHSLLGDYHQAIKVLEPIEIHKKSQYSHIPACQISTSYYVGFAYMMMRRYSDAIRTFSSILLYIQRTKQLYSGRSYQNDQINKQTDQMYHLLAICLVLHPQCIDESIQQVLREKNYHDNMYKMQCGDLDVFRNFFVFACPKFVSPVPPPPDAPIDDYVKEALEHQINVFMDEVRQQQELPTIRSYLKLYTTLPMMKLASFMDHLPRDEVDKQKLENLLTRLLCFKHKMKNVVWTKGSSGLEGKFQSGSELDFYIDKDMIHIADTKVSHRYGDFFIRKILKFEDLNRRLHAIKG; encoded by the exons ATGTACTCGAACGAAGAAGCTTGGGAAGGC GGCTACGATGAGTACGGCTACGAGATGGGCATGCCGGAGGACCAGATCTACGAGCACGGCTACTATCCGATGCACGAGGACGTGAAGAAGTTCCTGATCTACTTCGCCACCGTCATCAAGGATGGTGTGGTGTACGAGATCCAGAATCTGTACGAGAACACCTTCCCGAAGCTGAGCGAGCAGCACTTCGAGAAGAAGGCCTGGCCGAGCGAGGCAGAGGTGGCCCATCTGGTGGATAACGATAGTTTGTTCCTGATCCTGTACAAGGAGCTGTACTATCGTCACCTGCACGCCCGTATTCAGGGTGGCCCGTCGCTGGAGCAGCGGTTGAACTCGTTCTTCAACTACTGTAACTTCTTCAACTACATCCTACCGTCGAAGGAGCCGGTCCAGCTGGAGCTGCCCGACATTTGGCTGTGGGAGCTGATCGACGAGTTCGTGTACCAGTTCCAGAACTTTGCCCAGTACCGGGCCCGTCTGACGGACAAGACGGAGGATGAGATGGACACGCtgctgaacaacaacagcaaagtgTGGAACATTCTGTGCATCCTGAACGTGCTGCACTCGCTGGTATCGATGTCGAAGATCAAGGATCAGCTGgaggcagcggccgccggTAAGGATCCGGAGGCGGTAGCGGGTGAGTTTGGGCGTCACTCGTTCTACAAGATGCTCGGCTACTTCAGCCTGGTGGGTCTGCTGCGGGTGCACTCGCTGCTGGGTGACTACCATCAGGCCATCAAGGTGCTGGAACCGATCGAGATCCACAAGAAGAGCCAGTACTCGCATATTCCGGCCTGCCAGATCAGCACCTCGTACTACGTTGGCTTCGCCTACATGATGATGCGCCGCTACTCGGACGCCATCCGTACGTTTTCGTCCATTTTGCTGTACATCCAGCGCACCAAGCAGCTGTACAGTGGACGGTCGTACCAGAACGATCAGATCAACAAGCAAACCGACCAGATGTACCATCTGTTGGCCATCTGTCTGGTGCTGCACCCGCAGTGCATCGATGAGTCGATCCAGCAGGTGTTGCGCGAGAAGAACTACCACGACAACATGTACAAGATGCAGTGCGGCGATCTGGACGTGTTCCGTAacttcttcgtcttcgcctGCCCGAAGTTTGTGTCGCCcgtgccgccaccaccggatgcaCCGATCGACGATTACGTGAAGGAGGCACTTGAGCACCAGATCAACGTGTTCATGGATGAGGtacgtcagcagcaggagctaccGACGATCCGCTCCTACCTGAAGCTGTACACGACCCTGCCGATGATGAAGCTGGCCTCGTTCATGGACCATTTGCCGCGCGACGAGGTCGACAAGCAGAAGCTGGAGAATCTGCTGACGCGTCTGCTGTGCTTCAAGCACAAGATGAAGAACGTCGTGTGGACGAAGGGCTCGAGCGGTCTGGAGGGCAAGTTCCAGTCCGGCTCCGAGCTGGACTTTTACATCGACAAGGACATGATCCACATTGCCGATACGAAGGTGTCGCACCGTTATGGTGACTTTTTCATCCGCAAAATCCTCAAGTTCGAAGATCTTAACCGTCGTCTGCATGCCATCAAGGGTTAA
- the LOC126577898 gene encoding acyl-coenzyme A diphosphatase FITM2 isoform X4, which produces MATKRKPIHTPSSGANASRPQMNFRQGVNDTTARSEAKGTRPTATPTSIKEVLTMMVLHVCKKIIFFDTGLKVALYLGSLFLVSLIGDFIPYPKTYLARTDNLFNVYFVKLGWAWTMLFTFPYLAMTSVTICCGDNQRLLRNHLPRLGIATVFWFVWTKLFNIIESSYGRCSVRGFDSKTPCLKAGHFWNGFDISGHAFILIYSSLILMEEARPIISWESIKDLLRNEEHNRASNDTTQTSNPLKGLKEEDLKALKYFYTRFTPTIRLLFVGMTMLQLLWDVMLVGTMLYHHRMVEKVLSGIIAVVTWFVTYRAWYPVPTVLPDPVGKGMFNYQTVKPEISGLRRRASLLQPGTSSSAGGAGGNSSSSSSKDIPKFMGMPLYAARQPYNSSAGAGGAASPLESSPGGQQGAAFVSSNQHLYGSRIP; this is translated from the exons ATGGCCACAAAGCGAAAGCCAATCCACACGCCGTCGAGCGGAGCAAATGCCAGCCGGCCACAGATGAACTTCCGGCAGGGTGTGAACGATACAACGGCGCGAAGTGAGGCCAAAGGGACACGGCCGACGGCAACGCCTACCTCCATCAAGGAAGTGCTGACCATGATGGTGCTCCACGTCTGCAAAAAGATCATCTTCTTCGACACCGGCCTGAAGGTGGCTTTGTACTTGGGCTCTTTGTTCCTCGTCTCGCTGATTGGTGACTTCATACCGTACCCGAAGACGTATCTAGCCCGAACGGACAACCTGTTCAACGTGTACTTTGTTAAACTGGGATGGGCCTGGACCATGCTGTTTACCTTCCCGTATCTGGCCATGACCTCGGTCACGATTTGTTGCGGAGACAATCAACGCCTGCTGCGCAATCACTTGCCCCGGCTCGGCATAGCGACGGTGTTTTGGTTCGTGTGGACCAAACTGTTCAACATCATCGAGTCAAGCTATGGCCGGTGTAGCGTCCGAGGGTTCGATTCGAAAACGCCGTGCTTAAAGGCGGGCCACTTTTGGAATGGGTTCGACATATCGGGCCATGCGTTCATCCTCATCTACTCCAGCTTGATCCTGATGGAGGAAGCACGGCCCATCATTAGCTGGGAAAGCATCAAGGATTTGCTACGCAACGAAGAGCACAATCGCGCCAGCAACGACACAACGCAAACCTCGAATCCTCTCAAAGGGCTAAAGGAGGAGGATTTAAAGGCCCTAAAATATTTCTACACCCGCTTTACACCCACCATTCGGCTGCTGTTTGTCGGCATGACCATGCTGCAGTTACTGTGGGACGTAATGCTTGTCGGTACGATGCTGTATCACCACCGGATGGTGGAGAAGGTGCTGAGCGGCATCATCGCGGTCGTTACGTGGTTTGTAACGTACCGGGCCTGGTATCCGGTGCCGACCGTGTTACCCGATCCGGTGGGCAAAGGCATGTTCAACTATCAGACCGTAAAACCCGAAATAAGTGGCCTTCGGCGAAGGGCGAGCCTTTTGCAGCCGGGAACATCTTcgtctgccggtggtgccggtggaaacagcagcagcagcagcagcaaagataTTCCCAAGTTCATGGGCATGCCGCTGTACGCTGCCAGGCAACCGTACAACAGCAGTGCCGGAGCGGGAGGAGCAGCATCGCCGCTAGAATCATCGCCAGGCGGTCAGCAGGGGGCAGCGTTTGTAAGTAGCAACCAGCATCTGTACGGATCACGG ATACCATGA
- the LOC126577898 gene encoding acyl-coenzyme A diphosphatase FITM2 isoform X2 has product MATKRKPIHTPSSGANASRPQMNFRQGVNDTTARSEAKGTRPTATPTSIKEVLTMMVLHVCKKIIFFDTGLKVALYLGSLFLVSLIGDFIPYPKTYLARTDNLFNVYFVKLGWAWTMLFTFPYLAMTSVTICCGDNQRLLRNHLPRLGIATVFWFVWTKLFNIIESSYGRCSVRGFDSKTPCLKAGHFWNGFDISGHAFILIYSSLILMEEARPIISWESIKDLLRNEEHNRASNDTTQTSNPLKGLKEEDLKALKYFYTRFTPTIRLLFVGMTMLQLLWDVMLVGTMLYHHRMVEKVLSGIIAVVTWFVTYRAWYPVPTVLPDPVGKGMFNYQTVKPEISGLRRRASLLQPGTSSSAGGAGGNSSSSSSKDIPKFMGMPLYAARQPYNSSAGAGGAASPLESSPGGQQGAAFVSSNQHLYGSRSTSKRRKILDTRHPSG; this is encoded by the exons ATGGCCACAAAGCGAAAGCCAATCCACACGCCGTCGAGCGGAGCAAATGCCAGCCGGCCACAGATGAACTTCCGGCAGGGTGTGAACGATACAACGGCGCGAAGTGAGGCCAAAGGGACACGGCCGACGGCAACGCCTACCTCCATCAAGGAAGTGCTGACCATGATGGTGCTCCACGTCTGCAAAAAGATCATCTTCTTCGACACCGGCCTGAAGGTGGCTTTGTACTTGGGCTCTTTGTTCCTCGTCTCGCTGATTGGTGACTTCATACCGTACCCGAAGACGTATCTAGCCCGAACGGACAACCTGTTCAACGTGTACTTTGTTAAACTGGGATGGGCCTGGACCATGCTGTTTACCTTCCCGTATCTGGCCATGACCTCGGTCACGATTTGTTGCGGAGACAATCAACGCCTGCTGCGCAATCACTTGCCCCGGCTCGGCATAGCGACGGTGTTTTGGTTCGTGTGGACCAAACTGTTCAACATCATCGAGTCAAGCTATGGCCGGTGTAGCGTCCGAGGGTTCGATTCGAAAACGCCGTGCTTAAAGGCGGGCCACTTTTGGAATGGGTTCGACATATCGGGCCATGCGTTCATCCTCATCTACTCCAGCTTGATCCTGATGGAGGAAGCACGGCCCATCATTAGCTGGGAAAGCATCAAGGATTTGCTACGCAACGAAGAGCACAATCGCGCCAGCAACGACACAACGCAAACCTCGAATCCTCTCAAAGGGCTAAAGGAGGAGGATTTAAAGGCCCTAAAATATTTCTACACCCGCTTTACACCCACCATTCGGCTGCTGTTTGTCGGCATGACCATGCTGCAGTTACTGTGGGACGTAATGCTTGTCGGTACGATGCTGTATCACCACCGGATGGTGGAGAAGGTGCTGAGCGGCATCATCGCGGTCGTTACGTGGTTTGTAACGTACCGGGCCTGGTATCCGGTGCCGACCGTGTTACCCGATCCGGTGGGCAAAGGCATGTTCAACTATCAGACCGTAAAACCCGAAATAAGTGGCCTTCGGCGAAGGGCGAGCCTTTTGCAGCCGGGAACATCTTcgtctgccggtggtgccggtggaaacagcagcagcagcagcagcaaagataTTCCCAAGTTCATGGGCATGCCGCTGTACGCTGCCAGGCAACCGTACAACAGCAGTGCCGGAGCGGGAGGAGCAGCATCGCCGCTAGAATCATCGCCAGGCGGTCAGCAGGGGGCAGCGTTTGTAAGTAGCAACCAGCATCTGTACGGATCACGG AGCACCTCCAAGCGACGCAAAATCCTGGACACCCGGCACCCTTCAGGATGA
- the LOC126577898 gene encoding acyl-coenzyme A diphosphatase FITM2 isoform X5, producing MATKRKPIHTPSSGANASRPQMNFRQGVNDTTARSEAKGTRPTATPTSIKEVLTMMVLHVCKKIIFFDTGLKVALYLGSLFLVSLIGDFIPYPKTYLARTDNLFNVYFVKLGWAWTMLFTFPYLAMTSVTICCGDNQRLLRNHLPRLGIATVFWFVWTKLFNIIESSYGRCSVRGFDSKTPCLKAGHFWNGFDISGHAFILIYSSLILMEEARPIISWESIKDLLRNEEHNRASNDTTQTSNPLKGLKEEDLKALKYFYTRFTPTIRLLFVGMTMLQLLWDVMLVGTMLYHHRMVEKVLSGIIAVVTWFVTYRAWYPVPTVLPDPVGKGMFNYQTVKPEISGLRRRASLLQPGTSSSAGGAGGNSSSSSSKDIPKFMGMPLYAARQPYNSSAGAGGAASPLESSPGGQQGAAFIP from the exons ATGGCCACAAAGCGAAAGCCAATCCACACGCCGTCGAGCGGAGCAAATGCCAGCCGGCCACAGATGAACTTCCGGCAGGGTGTGAACGATACAACGGCGCGAAGTGAGGCCAAAGGGACACGGCCGACGGCAACGCCTACCTCCATCAAGGAAGTGCTGACCATGATGGTGCTCCACGTCTGCAAAAAGATCATCTTCTTCGACACCGGCCTGAAGGTGGCTTTGTACTTGGGCTCTTTGTTCCTCGTCTCGCTGATTGGTGACTTCATACCGTACCCGAAGACGTATCTAGCCCGAACGGACAACCTGTTCAACGTGTACTTTGTTAAACTGGGATGGGCCTGGACCATGCTGTTTACCTTCCCGTATCTGGCCATGACCTCGGTCACGATTTGTTGCGGAGACAATCAACGCCTGCTGCGCAATCACTTGCCCCGGCTCGGCATAGCGACGGTGTTTTGGTTCGTGTGGACCAAACTGTTCAACATCATCGAGTCAAGCTATGGCCGGTGTAGCGTCCGAGGGTTCGATTCGAAAACGCCGTGCTTAAAGGCGGGCCACTTTTGGAATGGGTTCGACATATCGGGCCATGCGTTCATCCTCATCTACTCCAGCTTGATCCTGATGGAGGAAGCACGGCCCATCATTAGCTGGGAAAGCATCAAGGATTTGCTACGCAACGAAGAGCACAATCGCGCCAGCAACGACACAACGCAAACCTCGAATCCTCTCAAAGGGCTAAAGGAGGAGGATTTAAAGGCCCTAAAATATTTCTACACCCGCTTTACACCCACCATTCGGCTGCTGTTTGTCGGCATGACCATGCTGCAGTTACTGTGGGACGTAATGCTTGTCGGTACGATGCTGTATCACCACCGGATGGTGGAGAAGGTGCTGAGCGGCATCATCGCGGTCGTTACGTGGTTTGTAACGTACCGGGCCTGGTATCCGGTGCCGACCGTGTTACCCGATCCGGTGGGCAAAGGCATGTTCAACTATCAGACCGTAAAACCCGAAATAAGTGGCCTTCGGCGAAGGGCGAGCCTTTTGCAGCCGGGAACATCTTcgtctgccggtggtgccggtggaaacagcagcagcagcagcagcaaagataTTCCCAAGTTCATGGGCATGCCGCTGTACGCTGCCAGGCAACCGTACAACAGCAGTGCCGGAGCGGGAGGAGCAGCATCGCCGCTAGAATCATCGCCAGGCGGTCAGCAGGGGGCAGCGTTT ATACCATGA